The DNA window CCGCTATCTGGTCCGGGTCCGTCCCGTCTTCTCAGCCCTCGGTCGTTCCACGCCGGCACTCTTCCTCGGGCAGCGTGGCGCACGCCTGTCCCGGCAGAGTGCCTGGCTCATCCTGCAGCGTGCGGCCGAGCGCGCGGGACTCGAAGCGCACATCTCGCCGCACACCCTGCGGCACTCGTTCGCCACCCACCTGTTGCAGGGCGGGGCCGACGTCCGGGTCGTGCAGGAACTCCTCGGTCACTCCTCCGTCGCGACGACGCAGCTGTACACCTTGGTGACGGTCGACAACCTCCGCGACGTGTACACACAGTCGCATCCGCGGGCCAGATGGACCGCGGGCGGAGCGGCACCCCGGGCCTGAGCCGCGGCCCGGTAGACTCGTCACTCGAACGACAGCAAGCGGGAGCGAGGCAACACCGGTGGCCGGTACGAAGCACACGAGCGCAGTGCAGCACGCTGCGCGCAAGACCGCCGCCGAAGCGAACCCGAACGGCCCCACCGGCCGCCCGCGTCGCGAATTCGCGGTCCCGCCGACCCTGGCCCAGCACGGCCCGGCGCGCATCATCTCGCTCTGCAACCAGAAGGGCGGGGTCGGGAAGACGACGACCACCATCAGCCTCTCGGCCGCGCTGGCCGAGTACGGCCGTCGCGTCCTCGTCGTCGACTTCGACCCGCAGGGCGCCCTGTCCGCGGGGCTCGGTATCTCGACCCACGATTCGAACACCGTGTACGACCTGCTGCTCGGCACCGTGAAGGACCCGGCGGAGGTCATCCAGCACACCGCCATCGACGGTCTCGACGTCCTGCCGGCGAACATCGACCTCTCCGCCGCCGAGGTCCACCTCGTCAACGAGGTCGCGCGCGAGACGATCCTGGCCCGAGTGCTGCGGAAGGTCTCCGACGACTACGACGTCATCCTGATCGACTGCCAGCCCTCGCTCGGCCTACTCACCGTCAACGCCCTCACAGCGAGCCACGGGGTGCTCATCCCGCTCGAGTGCGAGTTCTTCGCCCTGCGTGGCGTCGCGCTGCTGATCGAGACGATCGACAAGGTCCGCGACCGCCTCAACCCGGCGATCGAGCTCGACGGCATCCTCGCGACCATGTACGACTCCCGGACGCTGCACTCGCGCGAGGTGCTCGAGCGGGTCGTCGACGCGTTCGACGACAAGGTGCTCGAGACGGTCATCGGCCGGACCGTGAAGTTCCCGGACGCGAGCGTCGCCGGAACC is part of the Plantibacter sp. Leaf314 genome and encodes:
- a CDS encoding ParA family protein, with amino-acid sequence MQHAARKTAAEANPNGPTGRPRREFAVPPTLAQHGPARIISLCNQKGGVGKTTTTISLSAALAEYGRRVLVVDFDPQGALSAGLGISTHDSNTVYDLLLGTVKDPAEVIQHTAIDGLDVLPANIDLSAAEVHLVNEVARETILARVLRKVSDDYDVILIDCQPSLGLLTVNALTASHGVLIPLECEFFALRGVALLIETIDKVRDRLNPAIELDGILATMYDSRTLHSREVLERVVDAFDDKVLETVIGRTVKFPDASVAGTPITEFAPEHAAAKAYRQLARELISRGAIA